The sequence cttccctagagtcatataaactcgtggataccatttttatacatttgtccAGTTAACCTGGTTATTATTCTAATGAGTGCCGCCCCCAAAGAAAAGTCAATAAAGTTTTggggcggagctcattagaataatgaTTGACTTCATAATGACTTGTGATCAAATCTGTACCCATCATAGATgtttatgtttcacaagtttggacatcacagtacagcacagcacaacaCAGCACAGTAGAATTCAGTAAAGTAGACTATAgtccagtacagtacaatacagtacattatactgctctgctctactttactgtactctactgtacaatacagtaatgtacTATATTTTACTGACCTATACCCTACTCTACTTGTGAAACAGACAGCTATGATTGGTTCAGACTTGGACTGACGAATTTTCAACATCCATGAACGTCTGGTGTCGGTCAGTGTTCAGTGAGTGAAAGGgctacagtaaatggaaagagattCATTTGACCAGAATTCAAAGCCATTGCTTATTCTTcatttttaggatggaaaatgttaaaaaaaatgtatatttgccttaattaaaaaatatatagactagctttcatttgacaccaaatgtgctcctatgaacttcacatgttagtATATTGTTAATTGTGATAACTATTGCTATGAGTATTTATCCTGCTACCAGACACTTTTAaccctgtttacatgtacattACATATACATTACTACTTATATTGTAGTAATATAGGTAAGAGCTCGgaagttaagcatttcactgtaatgttttatatctgctgtatcctgtgcatgtaacAATACAACTTGAAACTAGTGCTCATGGGtctttttacatggaaatgcacGGTAACCAAATCATTAGGCTGCTGTCAAACAGTAATCCACTGACCCTTAGCCTCCATGTTCTCTAAATACGGCTATGTGCAATTCCGCAAGGACTTTCTTAAAGATTTTGTCACCTCTAGGTACTGGTGCAGTTGAATGCTGTATCGAGGTGCTATAACTGAAAGCATTAGTTCCTGCCTCTTGGTGTTTCAAAAACGTGCTTCACCTTCAGCTATAATGTTGAATACAATGGGCAGCAGGCTGCTGCCTCACAATCATAAACCTTTAAATCTTATTCAATCTTACAGctcaataaaaaaaacagacattctaAAATGACAAAGACCTTGTTCTTTCTGTTAGTGTTAGTACTGGCCAAAACGTTAGTGGACAGTGACAGCAGGCTCAAAGCAGCATGAAGGGTTtaagggggagacagcagggaagAAAGGAGAAGAGGTCTGGGTTTAAATTTTGGGGGAGGTAATACCCCATACCAACCTGCTCTCGCTGCCGGTgtgctccttcttctctctcaccctcagcCACTTGCGAAGCAGGAAGCGCTTGCGTCGGGGTGAGGCGCTGGGCGTAGAGAAGTTGGACCAGGAGGCCCCATCCTCGTCGCTGGACCGGGTGATCTCGATGGATGGCAGCTGCAGGTACTCCTTGGAGCTCGAGTGCGAGCGGGTGGAAGCTAGCCACCCATTCACCAGCCTGcccctgtccttctccctctcacTGGGCACGTTCTTCATGCGCCTCATCTTGAAGCGCTTGCGTCGTAGCGTTGGGGTGGACAAGCTTGACCACACAGGACCATCTGAGACCCCGCCGTTCCCCCCATCCGAGTAGGCAGGGGCATCGCGGGGAACGCTCACCTGGAGTGATGGGGGCCGTAAGTTCTCGTTCATGGTCGAGGACAGTGGATATTGGAGGAGAAGTGCTGGCTGGCTCGTCGTTTTAGTAGTTGGCAGGCTTGCTGGGAGCTGTAGTTGGCGGAAGCTGAGGCAGTAGCTGGTTGTTGAGTCAGGTGCCAATATACTGCAACAGCACAGAGACACTGAAAAATTCAGGGTCGTCCTCATTTACTGATCTCTCATATAGCCTTATATACACTCTTCTGGATCCTTACCACTAGTTACCACTTACTCCATGTCCCTGTGCATGACCTGACAGGTGAGGAGGTGAGTCCTTCAGATACCCGGGGCCTGGCCTGGTCCTCAGCTTTGGGGAGTTGTGTGGCTGTTGCTGGTCGTCAGGCGACAACAGGGCTAGCGGTTTGCAGCAGCATCTCGGGCCAGGAGAGAGGGCTGACTTAGACAACAAACGGGGTGTCTGTTCTCCAAGCAGCAGATGAAACATGTATAAGGTCTGTCAGGGAGTGTAACAGTACTCCTCCGCTCTCCCCCGGAACTGGCAGgcccagttacacacacacacattcacagctctctctctctctgctcgctgCCTGCCTACTGCCTGCTGCTAGGGCTGACTGCCACTGCTACTCCCAATGCTAGACAGGATGTCTCCAAGTACAAGCAACACTCCAGTCTTGAAGTTGACAGATCAGATGAGCTCTGTACTGTATGCTCCTGGGTGGTTGATTACTGTCCCGTGCATGTGTTGTAGGTTGGGTAGGCTCTTGCAGTCCGTCGCCTGGAGCACCGGTGTCCCgctgtcctctctctcgctccgcacAGACACCTCCTACAGGTTAAAGGGAGGTGATAGTGGTGCTAGGTACAGGCAAGGCTGAGGGCGATGACACAGcaaaggagacacacacacaaacacatgcacacccaCAAACATGCACCCAGGAAACACAATGtacacagacagaaaacacacacaaatatgtagacacccacacacactttctcatTTACACTAACCTGTCATTACACTGGTATGCCCATGTAATGCATTTAATGCTGTTAGCTGGCAGTGATACTCTGTCTCCACTGTCTGACTCCACCACCATATATACCTTACTGACTCAGAGAACATTAACCAATAAGAGATGTTTTGAACCAATAGTGAACCATGTGCTCAAGTCTACATTTCACTGTACAAACACAGAGGTAATTGTAGACCTATAGGTTCAGATATACCCACCATGACATATACATTGAACCAAAGACACATTGACTATCACATGATTTAAGTagcagattaaatgtatttgttaAACTGTGTGATGGGTAAGTGATATTGGCATGGGGAACGTACAAATATCTGAAACATGTGGGTCTGAAGACAATTATTATGAAAGAGAAAAACACTTGGCTGAAGAGGTCTCTGATGAACTTTTTAAAACCTTTTACTGCACAATGGAGCTCTAGCCTTCCATTGTTAGTGTACGGAGCAGGCAGGTTTCATGTCCTCTACAATACACTAACGGCTGTATGTGTCAACAAACAGTTTTGTGTCAACAAGCCTGCTCCAGTACCTCTTTATGAACAGTGTGAAGAGACAGCGTGGGTAGAAATAACCACTAAAGCAGACTGGCTGTTGAACCAACCCACTGAGGATATAAAACAtaaatgccaaaataaaggaaacaccaacattcactcaagtgtttccattattttgtaaGTTGCCTGTAGGTCGGAGcacagcagacacacagaggaGTCAATGGTAATCGTAACCATCTGGGTTTGAAATGCCGGTTTCACAAGTCTTATGCTCTACATGTTGACTAATATAGAGTATAGTAAACGTTATGCCGAAATAGCTTATTCTGCTTATTCTATACCAAAGTACAGACCTGGGGCTATTGTAGTGACCGTATTAATGGCACACCGGCAGAAATTCTATGTGACCGTTGAGTCATAGTAATtgccttttatgcactctggacatgctttggtagtacccaacttgctAATGACCATTagatcctaatggcctggtactcagggctctattgtctctaaccaatctgacatcaatgcaaatgattTAAAAATATCACATGAAACACATCAAAACAGTAGGCCAATctacttttaaaactcacctcactgtgatgataCATTTGAAGATAGAAGAGAGTGAAACATGGTTGTTGTgtatgttgtttcaaagcctaacaacgAAATGGACAGAGCTTTCTAATGATGATTAATTCAAAACTCCCACAtgcatattagagcttatgcatatGCATAGGCTTATAAGCCCAAGCCCCCAATTATgattgtgctgattaaagaagtctttggtacataattggtctagcctatactccCGTATTAAACAAATGTGAGTAAtcgcctttgagtgtggactgtattatcaTGTACACTgaatggactggttaccttatgctacacTCCAACATTTCTATCcttgagtctgggagagaacttatagccctaggcgatgctgttggttcattgattgtgcagggcggcttacagttagcctacaattagtgAATTTGTATaagattttgaatagcctagtacaGTAATAGGTAGTATTTTATGTTTTCATAATTCATTGGGTGACATTAACTTTAGCTATACAGAATCTCATCACCATGTGCTTCCATCTCTTCCTCGCTCTCCTTTATTAATTTCTTGAGCGCGCAGATGGGCTGTCAACAGTTAAgtgaaatacagtgccttcggaaagtattcagaccccttgactttttccacattttgttacgttacagccttattctaaaattgctgaggattacattttaaaaaaaaaatctaacacaataccccataatggcaaagcgaaaacagaaataccttatttacataagtattcagaccctttgcttagagacgcgaaattgaactcaggtgcatcctgtttccattgatcatccttgagatgttcctacaacttgattggagtcaactgtggtaaattcaattgattggacatgatttggaaaggcacacacctgtctatataagttgacagtgcatgtcatagcaaaatccatgccatgaggtcgaaggaattgtccgtagagctctgagacaggattgtatcgagttacagatctggtgaagggtaccaaaacatttctgcagcattgaaggtccccaagaacacagtggcctccatcattcttaaatggaagaagtttggaaccactaagactcttcttagagctggccgcccggctaaactgagcaatcgggggagaagggcactctgacagagctctagagttcctctgtggagatgggagaaccttccatgaggacaaccatctctgcagcactccaccaatcaggcctttatggtagaggggccagacgaaaaccactcctcattaaaagtcacatgacagcccgcttaggactctcagaccatgagaaacaagattatttggtctgatgaaactataTTGAACTCTTTTACCCGAATGCCGAGTGTaatttctggaggaaacctggcactgtcactgcggtgaagcatggtggtggtagcatcatgctgtagggatgtttttcagcggcaggaactgggagactagtcaggatcgaggcaaagatgaacagagaaaagtacagagagatccttgatgaaaacctgctccagaccgctcaggacctcaaactggggcgaaggttcacgttccatcatgacaatgaccctaagcacacagccaagataacacaggagtggcttcgagacaagtctctgaatgtccttgaggtccagccagagtccggacttgaacctgatcaaacatctctggagagacctgaaaatagctgtacagcaactcttcccatccaacctgacagagcttgagaggatctgcagagaagaatgggagaaactccccaaatacaggtttgccaagcttgtaaaatcatacccaagaacactcgagtctgtaatcgctgccaaaaggtgcttcaacaaagtactgagtaaagggtctgaattcttacgtaaatgtgttatttcagttgaattgttttttataaattagctaaaattagaaaaatcctgtttttgctttgtcattatggggtattgtgtgtagattgatctggaaaaaaaacaatttaatcaattttagaatgaggctgttaCCTACCAaaatgtgggggaaaaaaatcaagggttctgaatagtttcggaaggcactgtatgtttctttgcaaaaacatgttactatcaatgttcccaaacagatttcacttggtttcccaaattaagcactgggtagctgcaggaacaatgTTGGAGAGGACATGGCATACAGCGTTTGggtggaatatcacctgtcgggcagtgagagcatgctcctcaaacagtagttgatgtgtggagtgaaataagtgttcttatatttatttctcagctgctcatTATAAgcacatgctccactataaaCCCCAAGTAACCTACAAAACGGACCGGTGGGAAAGCGCACGGCCTCCATTTGCtcttttttcccctgcccctgttcctgcccatttcATACTGTGCCATTCTAAATCTAAACTCATTTTACATATTTGTAAAGATAAGATTATATTGAGAATATTccgatgggtgaaaatatgatcacttgatgaaaGAATAGTTGTGCAGCCTGAGGTAAGGATCAGAGCGCAAGCTTTTTTTCCCCtctactttctcaaatcatcaatagcctacAGTCTTaccatgcagcccatatatgttttgatttctaagaaaatgtaaggtttgtatcattcacaactaaagttgccaaataactctaaatctagaatataggacctgtttcaaatgaacaCTTCTACGCcccaacatagccacttcatatgcgcaTTCTCTTCGTacattttattcagctaagttcaattatatcttcttactataaaatcatgtAAAGTAAAATGTCAtgggacttataagcatatctttTCAGCTAAATGAACAGGTCTATAGCCAATGctatggagcatagccagataacataggcctacagtaggccaactcatattctgttctgaaatactttttattacatttacatttacgttatttagcagacgctcttatccagagtgacttacaaatgattcatatcataatgtttctttagacttgaataaaataaataatgtattattgtgatggtgtatatgtTCCAAAGGTAAGCATCAGcggcttgtatgtgtggaggcctggagatgctaaacgtgtttatgttaattaacggtaaaTTTCCGTgagtcttttgcatgacaatgaccgccacagccctacctATGATTGACTGGTGAGGAGTTGGGACGGTCGATCAGCTTGGATATGGTGGCCTTGTAGTTCTGTGGCACCACAATGAGATAGACAGCCTGCccagtttagtggagtctgccaatagcacagtcagtgtagtcagctcagctttccttTCCcaattgagaccgtgtctgtgcctcgatctacagtggttcctccttcaaaagttgtgtcatactgcagCAGCATTccatggcacgttatttaattgtcagccattttttacGTTAATGCAAGTTAGTGCTAGTATGACCACCAGAGGGGATCTTTGAGAAGCAGTTGATAGTCTCCCATATTGGCATTACAATAGAAttgaaaaccttttttgtaataacaaaGTAAATCAGtgatttattcccatagtaattcgttatggatccataactaaatcaacatctgcattttgaaagagcatttttatcattattttattaacgaacgtGTCAAAAGGTGTattggaggcgaagtcaggtgcaggagagcagagtataatgaacaggcgcacttttatAGTTCCAAAACGAGAGCACTATATTAATCAAACGCGCTCAAAAAACAGAACATAAAAGTAAAGCGCGTCAACTAACACCAcataacatgaaacaattacacacaaaacatgatgggaaacagatggttaaatacaagtagcttaattggggaaatgaaaaccaggtgtgtatggaaacaagacaagacaaatggatatatgaaaaatggagcggcgatggctagaaagccggtgacgtcgatcgctgaatgccgcctgaacaaggagaggagccgacttcggcggaagtcgtgacagaacgcataaagatgctgatgaagaaatacagtacagtatatgcttttacatgtcaataataaagcatttaaagcattttgaagatataagccacctgcatttgttcattaggctactgtgcagtcgcacaagtaaacatagcctacaaTGCATACtttagtaaacatgggaaagtgcctaattccttacataagggagagcgggccatggggcggcagcgtagcctagtgttggactagtaaccgaaaggttgcaagtttaaatccccgagctgacaaggtacaaatctgtcgttctgcccatgaacaggcagttaacccatcattgaaaataagaatt comes from Salmo salar chromosome ssa20, Ssal_v3.1, whole genome shotgun sequence and encodes:
- the LOC123729185 gene encoding uncharacterized protein; this encodes MRTTLNFSVSLCCCSILAPDSTTSYCLSFRQLQLPASLPTTKTTSQPALLLQYPLSSTMNENLRPPSLQVSVPRDAPAYSDGGNGGVSDGPVWSSLSTPTLRRKRFKMRRMKNVPSEREKDRGRLVNGWLASTRSHSSSKEYLQLPSIEITRSSDEDGASWSNFSTPSASPRRKRFLLRKWLRVREKKEHTGSESRLVWGITSPKI